The DNA segment AGGGATAATATGCTTCGCGTAGATGACGTTTATTTTGACTACGGCAGTCACCCCGTTCTTTCGGGGATCTCTTTTTCTGTAGAAAAAGGTGAGGTCTGCGGACTTTTCGGGCCCAACGGGTGCGGAAAGACCACCCTCTTCAAATGCTGCCTGAGATTTCTTAAAATCCTGAAAGGGTCGGTCTACATGGACGGCGCAAACGTCTCATCCAGGACGGTAAAAGAACTTGCAGGAACAGTATCCTATGTCCCCCAGGAGCATAATACCCCGTTTCCGTACCAGGTGATAGAAATTGTCCTGATGGGAAGAAATCCGTCTATGGGAGGATTTTTCGGGGTAAAAAAAGAGGATAAAAAAATTGCATTCGGTGCATTAGAACGCCTTGGAATAGCAGACCTTGCCTTTTGTTCATATAACCAGCTTTCAGGAGGACAAAGGCAGATGGTCCTTATGGCACGTGCAATAGCACAGAATACGTCCCTTTTGTTTTTGGACGAGCCAACATCCGCACTTGATTTCCAGAATCAGGTAAAGGTCTGGGAAACGGTAAAAGAACTTGCAAGAGACGGGAAAACAATTCTT comes from the Methanomicrobium sp. W14 genome and includes:
- a CDS encoding ABC transporter ATP-binding protein, which encodes MARDNMLRVDDVYFDYGSHPVLSGISFSVEKGEVCGLFGPNGCGKTTLFKCCLRFLKILKGSVYMDGANVSSRTVKELAGTVSYVPQEHNTPFPYQVIEIVLMGRNPSMGGFFGVKKEDKKIAFGALERLGIADLAFCSYNQLSGGQRQMVLMARAIAQNTSLLFLDEPTSALDFQNQVKVWETVKELARDGKTILACSHDPNHVTWFCDRVVAMSSEGIIANGTPEEAITPEILDRMYGNACSIKSAGGIRMIVPRCIAEQKTAHFHG